The genomic interval ACATATTCACGGGACCTACATTACACTCACGTGAATTTAACCACAGTAGCGATAAGTCCAATAATTAGTTTGGCTTGTGTAGTTACCTTGATGGCCATAGCTACGGTTTGTACACTCATCACACTCGCGGGTCTTTCATCACACTCAAGGTATCAAGTGAAGCTTACTTTCTTGTCAAGACTCTAACGAGCTGTCCCTAacaatatataaattattgtcTCAACGTAAATATAGCCGATAGTGTGAAATAGGCTTGCCTACACTATTTTCTTGTCATAAAGTGACaacaatttaatataattaacccaAAATAAGTCTGGTCACTGCACACTGAAAAAGTATCATTGATACAACGGTAACGTCATtacttttgttgtttttcagTGTGACCAgttttaacttataaatacacacccccttattcataaaaaagttactggacgctttagctattgaactgttttgtccctttcTGTCAAATAACAAATTTGTCTCTGTTAGAGAGTGATACAACAGTTCAGTAGCTAAAGCGCCCTgttacttttttatgaataagggggttattattttgtttactatAATCGTGTTTCTCCCCTTCAGGTACAATATTCACGGCGCGTAAGCTAGCCGGCGACCGGGCGACGGCGCGCCGCCTGTCCACAGTCCTGGGGGGCAGGGTCGACCCGCGGGCCGCCCCCCAGCGCTGCGAGTGTCGCGAGACAGCCCTGCACTGCGTGCAACAACCCGCCGTGAGTCGCTTCTTTACTCCTAGTCTATGACGACAcctgaaggcctagcacggggcgcaagacgcgttcgtcaagacgtgacaaaagttatcTATTGCACTCGCTCTCGAAGCGAAACAAAatgagaaaataaaattttcgtCTGTTTCATAGTGATGTAGTTGAAGAAAAGAGTGCCATAGAGCGGCGAGATGCATGAGTCTgtccgccattttcatatgGTTTCTTTATATGCGAGCGTTATACCATTATTTTGCATACAAAGTGGCACATCTAGCGGATCCAATCATTAAACTTTTGATAGAAAATACATGAGAGGAATTACAGAGGCAAACGGAATCTATTATCATTTATGTAAATGGGAACTAATTTCTGTATTAActgattaaattattttcagatGGAGCTCTCATTTTGGGATTCCGAAGACATCGAAGAATTAATAGATATGGCGATGGAACCACCCACACTACCGCTGCCATAATGCATtagcaataaatattaagtataagaTAAGAAATAAACAATCTTAGAATAGACATCGAATGTACATAATACTTTAGTAATGTAGTAtgcaaaatgtttttattaactgACTAAGCTTATcgcttttaataaattatttttgtcaCATGTATAAACTTTTTATCATACACCTTATAGTAAAAGATAACCTTTTTAACTTCAGTTCATTTATCTTGAGTAACTATTGAGTAATCGGATTTGGTGATACGATTAGGTAAAATTAAAGAGGAATTTAATTACAGTCTTTATTAAACTTTGGAAGAAGATAATGCTTATGAAGTACATGACACGATTAAGTatctaacttaaataatttacacaaatattatattgtgttCGCAAACAAATGGCTTCTTTTCTACATAGGTATCTAATAACAACACACAACTTTTTACTTATTAAGCATTTTTTACCTAAGTCAAATCCTACagtgttatttatttgagaTTTTATGTATGATGTGGATTCCTAgcaaatacctacaaacttataatctctacataaattttaatttcttcCTCCTTATATAAACATATTGCACAGCCATAACCTAATCCTAAAACTGCGCTAAAAAGCATACCTAACAAGATATTTAGTGAAAACTACTAACATAACATAAGAACAAAATGTGCTTACTACATTaagaaaacaaattaattactatTTACTTCATTTTATAAGCAAAATACACAGCAACACCAGCCAAAATAACAGCAGTGGTCTTCATCATCAAGTTATAAAGAACCTTATTCTGACCTTCCACAGAGTTGACAATCAGATTGTTCATGAGAAACACGCGATTGCTCTCTTCGATAAAGGCGTCCTGTTCTTCGGCTGACATCGATTCCGCTATTTTGTTCATGGCCGCTTTGAAGTCGTTCTTTATTTGTGAGATATCAGAACCCGTGAAGTCTGTCACTTTGTCTTTGTATTCGTTAGTGGAATTGTTTTCTGGAATAGGAATGGGTTTTGATTTAGAAACAACAagatacagtgccacaaacttatctgttccggtgagagttcacataaatgtctaatatttcttcattttataagattttatgtttgctcgtattgttaatttgctcgtgcggttttaataaactcatctaatctttaacaatatacaattcattagtaagtaatgagatgtggatcaatttagttcgctctcaccggaacagataagtttgtcgcactatacatGGATTTCGTAGTAACACCAAAAACTTAGGCCaggttttttattagttattaaaatGAGGTAGATTATCTTAAATTACTGTTGTTACTGCACAATGTTATCATGAAAGGTGAAAAGTTCAAGACACTGAGATTGAGATtacaaaagttatttaatcaACATCCtcataattaaataggtaacaatatgtaggtactctaTGCTTCGTTCCACATGGTAAGTTTACTGTATGGTTGATTTCAAGTTATAGCCTGCATAATTATGCCTCTTGCTAAAGGATATTAGCATACTACCTATGGGAACAGTCCAGTATTAGGAGATATGAGTCTTCAGTGGCCAGATTGATATTTGTGAAATTCCTAACACCACACATACCCAATATCCAGTTCAActtccattatattattatatactcaCTGTCGCCAAACATTTTCCTCTTCTTAGACAGGATCTGTCCTCCGCTCAGCAGCCCCAGATACAGATGGTACACATAAGCCATCAGCAGCGCCGGGCTGTCCCGCTCCAGGTCCCTCAGGTGTTGCAGGTAGTTCTCCAGAGCCGGAGACTTGGGCAGTGACTGGAAGTCCTCGCCCAGGTAGTGACGGAGGTCTTCTTCGAATGCTGACTTCCTGTGGGTTGAGTGAGTTTTTTGATGTTATAGAATGTTAATGCACAGATTCTTTTAAATCTTCTAAATCGACTTGAAGGCAACTTGACTTGAGTTGTGAAACTGACAAAAAAACTGTCTTGGTAAtgtattacaattattattaagattTATTTCTGAAAATATGCTTTCAGGTGTAGATATTTAATGTAAGTGGCAGTGAACTAACAAACCATTGAATTCTGCAGCCACCATCtatgaatgaataaaatggGGAAAATTATAGCACTTGCCTGAACAGAACTTTGTTACAAAACAGGCTGTTGAACTCAGGGAGGTCGAGGCGCGCCCGCGCGTCTTCCAGATACGCAAACACATGGTAGAACACGAACAGACCCTTGCCCCATACTTCCTCGTCCCTTAGTgctgaaaaataaagtgtttcatacaaaaatttagttcaactatttttaaaaactagtaCTATTTTACACGTAAGTATTTTATCCTTCTGTACTCGtgtcataatgttttttttcgggCAGTATATTGTATTATACACAAGACAAACAATGAATAAATTACACAATGAAACTCACAAATTGCAAATTTGGCGTTCACCAGAGTATCACTCAAGTTGTGAATTTTCCGCGTCGCGGCCCGCATGCGGGTTGTGAATAAATCTTGTTCAGCCATTGCAGCGGTGGGTACGTGTTGTTACAATAGGATAATACTGGAAACTGCAGGAATGATAATGCTAATTTGATAAAGAAAGAAAGTCCAGCCGGCCACGATCAGCTGCTATTGTTATGACATGATAAATGTCATTTTTGACGTATAGTCTGTCTATGGTCCATCTATGAACGtcttctcagaataataacggcctTGATAGATTTGTCGTCATCTGAATCAAAAGACCCGTTCTTTTCCCAACTTTCAggttaaaattatgtatgcAGTGTTAAGCTGCGTaggtacacaccgggccaacgaaggccaacgaacggatttcgttggccttcgttgctgcaatctgccctgtattatgtatgataaatatccatcgttgggataaccgttggcgttcgttgggcgttcgttggcccggtgtgtacgcagctttagatGAATAAAGATAGATTGGATTGTCTGCAAGATGTAAGCTGCCAGTACACTTCGTATACGCatttatacaaattatattgGAATTGGCTTGGgaaccaaaaaaataaacggaatctctataatttaatatttcatgGTTGAGTCACCGATTCTGAGTCAAGAATCCAATATTAATCTGTGtcgttttgtaatttttttcatatttccgGTTTTCCGGTATAAGTAAATGGTTGCCTGTCGATGGttgtaaatagaaaaaaagacAAATTTGCTAGTTTATCGTATATAAATACTGGGTCGTTGTGTATATTACATTTCATAAAGTTGATAATTTTGTGGTGAGACTCCTGCACAATGGGTGACTCGAGAAAAATTAAGGTAAAATACCTTCTTAGATCTCTCTTGCTACTGTATTCATCTCTTGATTATCTTCTCTTAAATCTTTGTTATACGAAACTATAACATTATATTGAAATTATGGCTTACGATTTCCCAATTTGATAGCCTCAACTACTAATAGAAGcataattagttttaaaagtatttcaaTAGATTGTTTACAAATTGATAAGCGTTATCACTAACGTCACTTTGACACTTTGCGAGTTATCTAACCTCAATTTTTGGTACGAgatcaaataaaatttatcaataaatcatGGCATACGATTTACAAAAAGAAGAAGACGTTAAAGAATACATAGAGAACCTCGGTATAGAGTACCGGTTCGGTTGCTACCAGGAAAAAAAGCCACAAGTATGTCATCTTTTGGGCGATTATTTCGAAGCTGTGAAGAAAGATTTCGACAAAGCTCGTAAGGTGTTTAAAAGCAACTGCATGGATTATAACTATGGGAAGTCTTGTCTGAAGATTGGCAACTACACGCTGGTCGGTAAAGGCAATGAGTTGGGGAATGTCCCGGAAGCCCTAACCTATTTTGAGAAGGGTTGTGAACTGGGGGAGCCCACTGCCTGCCTGCATGCTGGCATGATTCTGACCGCCACTGGACCCGCCATCACCACTAAAAGAGATGTGCCAAAAGGTaagtttgtaaaatttaaattattggtCAACATTGTGTAATTTTAGATAGGTATCAAGAACAGATTAAATATGTAAGTGTTTTTGTCTCATTACAGCTTAGACTCCTcttaatatacctatttatctCTATTCCAGGATTCAACTACCTCAAGAATGGCTGTGACAACAATGTAGACATGGCATGTCACTATCTCTCCGGAATGTACATCAGTGGAGTTCCCAAAAATGTAAAGGACTACAATCCACACAGGCCAGACAAGAACAAAAACATTGAATTCCTAATAAAACCAGATATGAAAGAGGCATTTAAGTTTGCACTCAAGGGGTGCGAGCTTGGGAATGTTTACGCCTGTGCTAATGTCAGTATGATGTACGGAAAAGGTGATGGAGTAGAGAAAAACCCTGACGAATCAAAGAAGTACTTTAAATTGGCACAGGAGCTACAAAATGCACATGAGACCACTAAAGAAGTGAAGTTCCAACAAGGTTTAGAGGACAAGAAATAGATTTTAAGGAGATGTGGAAGACAAATTGCATTTGTTTATGGACAAATTAGGATTTACTTAGGCTTATAATCTAATGCTGTTACTGTGTAATTTATAattgtacattttattatagtaTGGTTCAGTGTTGCATCATGTTGctgttttatttcaatatgATTAGGtccctaattaagttaaatacctTATGAAGTTTGAACTATGGCAggaatttatttatcattcaaGTAGTAACTATAGTCTCTATTCTCTATtctctattctctgtgggggtatcagtacctgcacctggctctctcgaatggaacctttgtgcatatccccaaggtctaaactgccttcctaagcttggaccatttcccaccacgctggtccactgcgggttggtgggttcacatatctagatgtgctaaatctagatatgcaggtttcctcacgatgttttccttcaccgtaagagcgatggtatacattgtacttaaattcagaaaagaactcattggtacatgtcagcgccgggattcgaacccgcatctctggcgtgagaagcgggcgcttacccgactgagctaccaccgctccagtAACTATAGTATTcatattacaaatatttatggaaatattttcaaaagtagcctgtaaaattttagttaaaaataagaaCCTTTTCCATTTAAAATAGCTATATCATACAAAGCCATAAGCTTAAGATACTTGTGTACTTCACCTTTACACAAACTTGggcattataatattttcatttactGCAAAATTATTTCGAATATATACATTCACTTCCTGTAAGTAAACATTTCCATTTCCGTTTGAGTctgatatgttttttattaattgttgGGGGTAgttgtacggtcaggtgcagagaaacctgacccccctctcatagtaacaatgtttctgagaggggtcaggtcttTCTGCCCTTTACTGTACATCTACAAGCAACACTTGCGACAGCCTTACTTACTTTTTACTGCACCATCAACAAGACACCTCTACCTAAAATTACctctacctatatattttatgtatatttgaacattttattatatcaGGCCATGAAGACTTACTATGTATTCCCAATTTTAAGATGGCAGCAGCTTACTGTAGAGATGCTAAAAAAAGAGGAGGTGCATGCATATTGGTTCGGTCAGATCATAAATTTGCAGAAATTCCATGTATAGCAAAATTTTCCATTGAAGGCGTTTTTGAATGCTGTGCCATAGAACTGATCTGTCACCAATTAATCATTCTTTGTGTATATAGAGTTCCAAAAACAAAACTCTCAACATTagaattattttatgaaagacTAGAACAAATTTTGAATAAACTATGCAATCAAACAAAGCAAATTATAGTGTGTGgcgattttaatattgatattcTGACACAAAATAGCAATGCAATAAGATTTGAAAATTTACTTCTAGGCTACAATTTAAAACTGCAAATAAGAGAACCGACTAGATTGAAAAGTCGGACATGTCTTGATAATTTTGCACACAGTAAAGCGCGTGGCAGTAATGCTACTATACTGGATTACGGCCTATCTGACCATACAGCTCAGCTTATAAGATTTCCAGTTCGTAAAACATGCAAATTTAACCACTGGTTTATAAAAAAGAGAGACACcagtaaagaaaatataaaaaaattcaaagaaAGTATCTCTAGCATACATTTTTCAGAGATTTATAATACCATTGATCCAAATAAAGCGTATGATAGtttcttaaatatatttatgctGCTGTATAATCTATGTTTTCCAAAACTATTAGTAAAAATGAATGtcaaaacaaaacagaaatGGATGTCTAAAGGCATAAAAACATGCAGcatgaaacaaagaaaattacTTTGGCAATGTCGACTACACCccaataatgtaaataaatccaatctaaaaaaatattcagctaggcttaaaaaaattattaagttaacCAAAAAAGCTcaaaattgtaattttattgatacttctgaaaataaatgtagagCAACCTGGCagattataaataacaacaaaaataactttccCAAAGAACCAATTGCAAAAATTTATGAGAATAATAAACCGATTACGGATCCGCAGCAGATAGCAAACGCATTTAATgactattttataaatcaaatttcAAACGAAACTGACACAAAAAGTATTTCAGGACataatattgataataattctaataaatttcattttaatattgaatCATCAGTTAATTCTATATTTATGACACCAGCTCAACCTTTTGacatttttaaaatcataaaaaatatgaagaacTCAAATAGTGTAGGCTATGACGAAATAAGTACCAAGGTCATTAAATCTGTCGCCGAAATAATTGCACCCATTCTTTGCCACATAATCAATCTGTGCATAGATAGTGGCATTTTCCCAGAAAGGCTAAAAccaattataataaaaccattttttaaaaaagaagACAGACATCAAATGAAATATTACAGTACAGACCCATAGCTCTAATTTCAGTAATTTcaaaaatctttgaaaaatacttctacaatattatatactcgtacttagataaaaataaaatattagttagaGAACAGTACggatttagaaaaaataaaactatcaatATGGCAATATTTGAAATGCTCAATATAGTCATGCAAAGTGTAGACAATAGGAATCCGATTTGTGCATTATATATGGATATGTCTAAGgcatttgattgtgtagaccataAAACCCTTTTAGCCAAACTTAATCTTTATGGTATACGAGGAAATACCctaaagttattaaaatcatATTTAGAAGATCGCAAACAATACACGGAAAAAACTAGGATATGCCATTCGACAAAAACAGAAATGGTATATTTATCAAAAGCCCGTCGAGTTGTATATTGAGTACCTCAAGGTAGCGTACTAGGACCGCTTTTATTTCTAATCTATATTAATGACATGCCAAAATATATACGATTCCcaatgatattatttgcagatGACAGCACAGCTATAATTGAGTATGAACATGataataattacgaaaaaaatataaacaacacTCTATCTCAGATCATAGAATGGCTAAGAACAAATAACCTCAAAGCAAATCTTGAAAAAACCAAATTAATGCAATTTCATCAACGAGTAGCCTGTCCAGACTTAAATATCAAACATGACAACATAAACATTGAACAAGTATTAgagactaacccccttattcatagagaagttacagaacgttttaactaataaactgttttgtccctctccgacaaagtacaatttgttctttgacagagagggacaaaacagtttattagttaaaacgtattgtaacttttctatgaataagggggtaaattCCTAGGACTACATATTGATAACAAACttacatggaaaaaacaagcTCAAGAAATCTGCACAAAACTTAGTAAATTTGCCTACATGTTATTCAAACTCAACAAAGTAGTAAAAACTGATTCCCTTTTAACAGCTTACCATGGGTATGTTGCATCAGCGCTACGATATGGTATAATTTTCTGGGGCAACTGTACTGACCGTGAATCAATATTTAAGGCACAAAAACGGTGTATAAGAGccatgtttaatttaaaaactacagATAGCTGTAAGCAACtgtttaaaaaacacaaaatactgACTGCCATCGCTCTACATCTATGAAGTAGCCATATTTGTGAAAAACAATGAACATCTTTTTGTCCATGCACATGATATCCATGATAGAAATCTACGGAACAGGAACAGGCTATGCTCACACCAAAGCAATACTGCTCTACTGAGCAAAAGTGTATTATGTATGGCACCAaagatatataataaaataccaataaatataaaaaattctgacattattgtttttaaaaaccaACTCTTTAATCTTCTAGTAAAAGGATGTTTTTACCATATTAATGATTTTCTTCATGATAATTCTGAATAACTACCTATAATCTGCTATGTTTCTGattgaatttattatattaattgcAAAATTGACATGGTATGATTTGAATTATTtgattgattttattgaatttattatattaattgtaAAATGTACATGGTATTATTGGAATTATTTAtgacatatttaaatttataatttttaattatgttattaatgattatgatttgttattatttttttaaggggAAATTTTTGTTTGTGTGAAATTTTAACAATGCATGCTGTAAATAGACACAGTCCACTTTAATATtgactaaatttaaaaactaaaatttgtACGTCCATTATAGGACAGAACATAGCGTACTTAATATAAGCCCACCAACCTGTAAAACCTATGTttcacaaataaatgattctattctattctattctattctaaaaatataaacgtGAAATTTCCTGCCTTCTTTTGAATTCCTCAAACTATCTGTACGTGTTTCACAACTCAACTCACCTTGACCCCCGCAGATCGGTATAATAGGCGGGTCAGGGTTCGACGACCCCACTCTGTTCGAGAACCAGGTGACTCGCCGCGTGACCACGCCGTTCGGGGACCCCTCTGACGTCATCACGGAGGGGGAGATCAAGGGGGTGCCGTGCGCTCTGCTCGCCCGCCACGGGAGGAAGCATCAGATACAACCCAGGTATGTGTGTGTTAGTATTTTAAACATAGAATAGAAGAAAAGTTGCACTATTGTGGGTCACAGAACTCGTAATTATGAATAACTGGACTAAGCTAACATAGTTTAAGatgccctccggctagatggggtgacgacttggcTGGTAAAGATAGGATGAATGATGTGGAAA from Plutella xylostella chromosome 28, ilPluXylo3.1, whole genome shotgun sequence carries:
- the LOC105384832 gene encoding heme oxygenase 1; amino-acid sequence: MAEQDLFTTRMRAATRKIHNLSDTLVNAKFAISLRDEEVWGKGLFVFYHVFAYLEDARARLDLPEFNSLFCNKVLFRKSAFEEDLRHYLGEDFQSLPKSPALENYLQHLRDLERDSPALLMAYVYHLYLGLLSGGQILSKKRKMFGDKNNSTNEYKDKVTDFTGSDISQIKNDFKAAMNKIAESMSAEEQDAFIEESNRVFLMNNLIVNSVEGQNKVLYNLMMKTTAVILAGVAVYFAYKMK
- the LOC105394330 gene encoding S-methyl-5'-thioadenosine phosphorylase, encoding MAYDLQKEEDVKEYIENLGIEYRFGCYQEKKPQVCHLLGDYFEAVKKDFDKARKVFKSNCMDYNYGKSCLKIGNYTLVGKGNELGNVPEALTYFEKGCELGEPTACLHAGMILTATGPAITTKRDVPKGFNYLKNGCDNNVDMACHYLSGMYISGVPKNVKDYNPHRPDKNKNIEFLIKPDMKEAFKFALKGCELGNVYACANIGIIGGSGFDDPTLFENQVTRRVTTPFGDPSDVITEGEIKGVPCALLARHGRKHQIQPSDVNYRANIWALKQAGCTHVLATTATGSLVEQYRPGDLVILDDFIDRTWGRKCTFYDNTCDVTRGVCHAPMHPAFCERARQALYRAAIARGYVCHETGTAVVIQGPRFSSRAESLMHRQWGGHLVNMTTVPEVVLAKEAGLSYAAVALVTDYDCWRENETAVSVSEVLAMFSKNVQKAADVIVDAVQILAADTDTAYLDAHKELVKSSIMLKE